Genomic window (Hippoglossus stenolepis isolate QCI-W04-F060 chromosome 11, HSTE1.2, whole genome shotgun sequence):
AGGATGCTCTTCTTAGAATTCAGCTCTGCATTCAACACCGTCATCCCAGGCAGACTGGTCACAAAACTGACAGACCTTGGACTCCCACCAACCACTTGCTACTAGATTAAGGACTTTTTGACAAACCCGCCCGCAGTCTGCGAGAATAAGCCcacacctctcctccaccctcatCCTAAGCACCGGTGCACCCCAGGGCTGCATGCTAAGTCCCCTCCTTTGCTCCCTCTACACCCATGGCTGTGCCCTCACCCACCCCACAAACACCAGCATCAAGTTTGCGGACAACACGTGGTTGGACTCATCtaaggaagagaggagacagcCTACAGAGATGAAGTCCAAAGACACGCTACATGGTGCTATGAAAACAATCTGGTAGTGAACACCACAAAAACCAAAGAAATCATAATAGACTTCCGCAGAGACAGAGCAGACCCCAATCCACTCTACATTAATGGGGACTGCGTGGACAGTGTCCCCGTCTTCAGGTTCCTGGGCACCCACATCCCTGGGGACCTCTCCTGGACAGACAACACCACTGCAGCAGTGAAGAATGCACAGCAGCGACTCGTCTTTCTGTTGACTTTATATGCAGTCTCTAAACAATAAACTCTGTTTAGTCTGACCCCACCTTGAAGATGTAATGTAGAGCACTAAGGCACCATTAGGTGTATGAAGATTACATATCTACTTgcaaaacatattgttgaaACAGGTCATCCCATATTTCCATacaataaatggtaaatggtctctatttattttctagtcttgatgactactcaaagtgcttcacagtgtAGTTTTTTGTCACTTacccattcatacacacattcattcactgGATCTTTGAGGCACAGggcaatttagtttttttctgatgatttgtttcattgtctAAATTCTAGATCACTGAAAACTGAGCTATAAATGCTGTCATTTATGGTGGTGCATTACCACCATCTACTGTGTCTTCTTCTCCCTGCCCGGTCCCTGCTTAtgttgcttcttcttcttcattgttcGATTTATTGGCTGTTGGCAACCAACctcaaggtgcattactgcAATGTTTCCgttgctcttcttcctctttgtccggtttattggcaggtggcaaAAAAAAGGCAATGTGGCAACCAACGTTgaggtgcattaccgccatctactgtgttGATGCACCAATCCTGGAGGTACTCAATGTTTCTGTAGCTGGACCCTTCAGGCTGTGAACTGTCTTTGGAACAAATACCTTTGACTTAAGTGTTTCAGGTTGTTTAGCATTTGAGATTAAAACGTGTGTCACaaaaccgaacaaagaagaaaagtaaGACAATGGCCACTTGTCGGTGGActgagcaaagaagaagaagaaatatagAAGGTGGTGGTGattgatgttggttgccacccgccaataaaccgaacaaagaagtTTATATTTCTAGCTTTGATCCCCTGATTGTTGTCTTTTCACAGGTTTGAGTTCTGTTTCACCTCAGAGGGCACCTGAGCAAGTCCTGTTGGAACCAGATTGGATGGATGACAAAGAACAATCTGTGTCCTGTAATGGTACCTCCAGTCAGGGGGCCGGATGTTCTAGCAACAACAAAGATGAAACCTGGAACCCTGTAACTCCCCAACACTCACTAGACTCCCAGAACCTCTTCATTCAGCCCAGctcagatgaaaataaagaacTAAGTTTTGAGTTGAGCTATGAACCAACAAGTCAGTCTTCCTTTGACCCATATGGGTTTAAACTAAGTCCAGAACATTCTAATCAAACCCTGTTAGACCCTGATGAAGCTGAAATAAGCCCAGAACCCACTGAAAATGATCTTCCCTTTGATCCAGAGGCCCCCTCTTCTCAACCAGACCAGTTTGGTCCTTATGGATTTCACACTACTTCCTCCCAGATGGTTCAGGAATGTGATCCTTATGGTTTTAAGCTAAGTCCTGAGGAAGAGAATCAGGAAGTACTGGAACTTTGTGGCTATGATAACCCTGAGGCAATGGACCTCTGCGCCTACGAAAAGAGAAAGCAAGTAGATCCCTCTAATTATGAAAATCAGGTACTGGAGCCTCAAACCCATGGAAACCAAGAAGTGCTTGATCATTATAGCTACAATAACCAAGAGCTGTTTGATTTGTGTAACAACGGAAACCAAGAAGTGTTGGAACATTCTAGCGTTGACAACAGCGAGTTAATAAGCAATGAAAACCTGGAACTACTTGATCTTTGTGGTCATGACAATCAGGAGGTGGTAGAATCCTATTGCAGTACAAACAATGAAGACTTATTTGAACATTGTGAATCTGGTAACCAAGAAACCCTGGAACTTTATAGCCATGGCAATCAAGAATTACTGGATTTCTCTCATACTGAGAATCAGGAAGTGCTGGATTTAGACAGCCATGGCAACCAAGAACTACTGGACTGTGGTAGTAAAGTAAATCAGGAAGTGCTTCTTTCTGGAAGACACAACAACCAGGAACTCCTGCAACTTGGTGGCAATGAAAATCAGGAATTGCTAGACTCAGGTAGCAATTACAACCAGGAGATGTTGGACTTATTAAGTAAAGAAGTTATCCCTGAGGCGAACAACAACTGTACTGTGGAACCAGAGCCCAGTGTTACTCCCACTAATAACAGCTTTGACAGTATTGTTGCAACAGAAGACTTGCTGGGATTGAAATTCAGTAGCACCAGTATCTGCACTACTAACACCAGTAACACCAAGACTGCTGACACCCACAACATGTCTACCAACCAGGACCTGGCTATAGTCAATGCTCCCACCAGAAACAACATGTTGGAAAATGACCTGGGTTCAGTGTTTGGAGCTGGAGGATACATTGGTTGTCCTGATGTTGCTGATGACCTGGAGCCCCTGGACAGAAGGCCGGCAAACCCAATAGTAGAACCAGTGCGACCAGTCAGACCAGTTAGGCCTCCTCGGCCCTCACTCAAGGTAAGTTGAAAACCACTCACATGCAACTCACATATGCACATCTTCTGAGTACAGGTCTTTATGGGTCCACTTGGTTATTAATATCCAAGAACAAACCTTTGTTTTAGGGTCCTGTTGTAGTGAGATCTGCTTGGATCAGCTTCATTTAGTAGCTGTAGTCTATTGGATCTGGAAGTGCTTTGGTACTTTTCAAATTTAGTTTCAAATTTTGAGTTTTCGGACAGTTCACCATGAATTTGGATTAGATACAAAGTTTTGGACCCTTCTAGACTAtgagttttattattatgacttgACAGCAACTCAGTATAGCCTTCAAGCCTCGAGCAGTGTCTCaaagaaattatttttcaaGACGAGAGTAAAGATTTCATCTGTAATATCCTAATAAGTACTTGTCCTGGTCACAATAATCAAATTAGGATATATTTGTATGTTGTgtgatgataatattaataactttatttgtatagcacttatctaaacaaggttacaaagtgcttcacacaaaaagACGAGCCTAATCTCatcaggcagggagttccagGGCCTTGGAGCCCTGACCGAGAAAGCCCGGTCACCTTGGGTAGCCAGCCTTTAACTAGGGAAAGCCAACAGGGACAGGCTGGCTGATCTCAGGTTAGGGAGTCAAGACCTgctttaaaagtttaaatgttcatttaaaatgcGTGAGCTTTTAGtgcttttgatgtttttttgggcAACTTGGAACAGGGAGTCAGACTTAACGCAGAGGTGGTCAGAGACAAATACGTACTCTAAGGTCAAGGAATTGATGCTCAGACCGAGGGTAAAGACTAGATCTAATGTGTGGCCGCTGTTATGAGTTGGACCAGTCACATGTTGAACTAAAAGACTGTAATGTTTAAAAATTACGTTGAAAAACCATTGGTTGGGTCATCAATGTGGATATTAATATCACCAACAATGATAGTTCTATCATagtttaaaacaatgaaagagaATTCGTGGCAAATTTGCATGTACGGGGCCGTACATGCCCCGTACACCTAAGTTGGTTGGAGTTAGCAGCGCAAACTGTCTGAAAATCAAGATCCTGGGATCTGGTCGGTGAGATCTGACGCCTTGCAACAGGGATTGCATTTGTAAGCTATGATATTAGCTGGTCGAGTACGAAAAATAAGTGTAGATTTGATAAATGTTGATTCGAGACAGAGTCAAGACAGAGCTTCTCAATGGTACACACAACGCCAACGCATGCGCAGTGATGATGTGTTGATGATGAAATCATATTGGCTTGGACGCCAAGAGTATTTATATAGTGAGTTTAGTTGGTCCACTAAATTGGTCTAAACTGATATTATCACTTGAGGACGATTTGTAATGTCTTGGATCTCCAGACCTAACCTCTAACACCTACCACAAAGTTTTGATGGTTGA
Coding sequences:
- the LOC118117723 gene encoding uncharacterized protein LOC118117723 isoform X3; protein product: MEPAEQQEKIEGSWEGGHDGGKADWKNECSLSSLLKHSCLLCWSSPVDTDVVETDERVLAKVAEIRVRRPQDLALELDNAVAVENLELQEQQSDRKELQETLVKLDDQKEKLVQQIKATRQLCYEESQQILSLQADEVQKESQVEEYERELARARWRLRRLREEVKQAKRKMEEAGERNTPLQDSIRQSYEEILQEEHTLCSMSGGAVTPESQLEESASPADTTEDDALPLRPWGRSQSLPAYADLIMRASSSSFCNNLADTREEADDSGTSSPKMDRSDIDDDPEEVEINSEGAKEREKEECTINPNQMDFYKDNPFAICQSDHGFASDPFKGSDPFAADILFPASDFGTEETGNAGDDAENSLSCGENKASTGTQCFESEFPDEDSDIEISYSREDLETIDVVDESRGFKPIQSSSEELGPEPIKGWRSQGQYSVESDPNGYELDFGAISPPSAIEEQSLVSLDGKATDEAPAGVEQGLSSVSPQRAPEQVLLEPDWMDDKEQSVSCNGTSSQGAGCSSNNKDETWNPVTPQHSLDSQNLFIQPSSDENKELSFELSYEPTSQSSFDPYGFKLSPEHSNQTLLDPDEAEISPEPTENDLPFDPEAPSSQPDQFGPYGFHTTSSQMVQECDPYGFKLSPEEENQEVLELCGYDNPEAMDLCAYEKRKQVDPSNYENQVLEPQTHGNQEVLDHYSYNNQELFDLCNNGNQEVLEHSSVDNSELISNENLELLDLCGHDNQEVVESYCSTNNEDLFEHCESGNQETLELYSHGNQELLDFSHTENQEVLDLDSHGNQELLDCGSKVNQEVLLSGRHNNQELLQLGGNENQELLDSGSNYNQEMLDLLSKEVIPEANNNCTVEPEPSVTPTNNSFDSIVATEDLLGLKFSSTSICTTNTSNTKTADTHNMSTNQDLAIVNAPTRNNMLENDLGSVFGAGGYIGCPDVADDLEPLDRRPANPIVEPVRPVRPVRPPRPSLKAKEKVQSQTEGIDLK